DNA from Armatimonadota bacterium:
CCCACTGCGAGCTGCATCACCGCTATGGCCCTGGGCGACGCCCTGGCGATGGCGGTCATGTTTGCACGAGGGTTCACCACAGAGGACTATGCCGCGTGCCACCCCGGCGGCACGCTGGGGCGCCGAACCCTCTGGCGCGTGCGCGACGTCATGCACAGTGGCGACGAGGCGCCTTTCGTGGGCATGGACGCGACGGTGCTCGATGCGATCTTGACCATGAGCCGCGCATCGGTGCGCGGCGCGGTCTGCGTTGTGGACGAAGGTGGCAAGATGCGCGGGTTCTTCACAGACGGCGATTTTCGCCTCCTCATGCAGCGCGAACCCGACCGCAATGCGGTGATGAACCGGCCGATCACCCAGGTGATGACCATCCGCTGCACCACTGCGCACCCGGACATGCTGGCCGCCGCAGCCGCCCGGGTCATGCAGGAGCGCGAATTCGACAACCTGCCTGTGGTGGATGACGAGGGCATCGCGATGGGGGTCGTGGACATCCAGGATCTGCTCAAGCTGGGCATCGTCTGAGCTCGCGGGTTCCGTCAATGGCCCCTCTCAAGGTCATCCAGACATCCGACCTGCACAACCACCTCGACCTGCGCAGGGCCGGGCGGCTACGCACTCTGCGCATCGAGAACAGGGCGCTCCTGCTGGACTGCGGGGATGCAATCTGGGCGGGGAACGTCTTCGTGAAGCCGGGCCCGGAACCAGCGATTCGCCGTATGAACGAGGCCGGTTACCACGCCATGGCCGCGGGCAACCGCGAGTACTTCTTCCGCTCCTTCGGCATGATGATGAAGACCGCGGAAGCGCGGTTTCCCGTGCTGTGCGCCAATCTTATCTCTCGCGGGGACCTCGGGCATATTCTTCGCTGGACGATCCTCGACAGCCCCTGCGGCCGGCGCGTGGGCGTTTTCGGACTGATGCCCCTGATGATCCCTCCGGGATCGTGGGGGGAGCTCTTCTCCGATATGCGCTTCATCACCCACCGCCAGGCGACGGAGGACGCCCTGGAGGCCCTGCGCGCAGACTGCGCCTTCGTCATCTGCCTGAGCCACGCCGGCATCGAGACGGATATCGAACTGGCGCGGGAGTTCGGGCAGATAGACTTGATCCTGGGGGGGCACTCGCACTTGGAAGACCGCGAGCTCTTTGTGGAGAACGGGGTCACAGTGTCCCACGTGCCCCCGTACGGCAAGGCGGCGGGGCTCATTACCAGCACCGGCAAGCCTGCGCCGGACAGGTTTCTTCGCCGCATGATCCCGCTGCTTTGACTCCGTCGGTGACTGCGCCCCCGGCACAGAGCCCGGGGCACAGTCACCTGCCGGGGAGGACTCACGGGGGCCGTTGTTTTTTGCCGCAGCCCCGGCGCCACGGCACGGCGAATCTCGATCGATTCACGCGGGCCCCGACCACCGGGCGAAAGCCCAGCGTTGCCAGAGCGCGTCCCACTCGGCGAGCTCCCCCGGCAGGCAGTGGCCGGTCTCGGGCAGCATCCACAGCGTTCCCCTCCGGCCCAAGGCCGACCACAACCGC
Protein-coding regions in this window:
- a CDS encoding KpsF/GutQ family sugar-phosphate isomerase, coding for MNDRPARECEMTEMDHKAILEQGLRTLKTERDALDRMIENISDDFVRGCELLLEMQGRCIVSGMGKSGAVARKLAGTLASTGTPAHYMNPAEAVHGDLGMVTETDVVIFLSNSGETDEVLNILPLVSRRGAKVIAICGEMNSSLARNSDVALDAGVVCEACPLGLAPTASCITAMALGDALAMAVMFARGFTTEDYAACHPGGTLGRRTLWRVRDVMHSGDEAPFVGMDATVLDAILTMSRASVRGAVCVVDEGGKMRGFFTDGDFRLLMQREPDRNAVMNRPITQVMTIRCTTAHPDMLAAAAARVMQEREFDNLPVVDDEGIAMGVVDIQDLLKLGIV
- a CDS encoding metallophosphoesterase; amino-acid sequence: MAPLKVIQTSDLHNHLDLRRAGRLRTLRIENRALLLDCGDAIWAGNVFVKPGPEPAIRRMNEAGYHAMAAGNREYFFRSFGMMMKTAEARFPVLCANLISRGDLGHILRWTILDSPCGRRVGVFGLMPLMIPPGSWGELFSDMRFITHRQATEDALEALRADCAFVICLSHAGIETDIELAREFGQIDLILGGHSHLEDRELFVENGVTVSHVPPYGKAAGLITSTGKPAPDRFLRRMIPLL